A section of the Rhipicephalus sanguineus isolate Rsan-2018 chromosome 11, BIME_Rsan_1.4, whole genome shotgun sequence genome encodes:
- the LOC119375309 gene encoding boophilin-G2-like encodes MPLQVTAAATVASLDYDYNSGEDNNVVHSGNYSVTAAAHHRSPNNDSGANFGDPERVSDFEGVDFETGCEPAPDSGSCDGELVRWFYNATLKACDIFIYGGCGGNDNNYESQVECKMACKEMCKPGSIC; translated from the exons ATGC CTCTGCAAGTCACGGCTGCAGCTACCGTCGCTAGCCTGGACTACGACTACAACAGCGGGGAGGACAACAATGTTGTACACAGTGGAAATTACAGTGTTACCGCTGCAGCACATCATAGGTCGCCGAATAATGACAGTGGAGCAAATTTCGGAG ATCCGGAACGGGTGAGCGACTTTGAAGGCGTCGATTTCGAGACCGGCTGCGAGCCGGCGCCAGACAGCGGTTCTTGCGATGGTGAACTGGTGCGCTGGTTCTACAATGCtactttgaaagcatgtgacATATTCATCTATGGAGGGTGCGGCGGAAACGACAACAATTACGAAAGCCAGGTGGAATGCAAAATGGCCTGCAAAGAGATGTGTAAGCCCGGTTCAATATGTTAG